One part of the Oscillatoria sp. FACHB-1407 genome encodes these proteins:
- the prfC gene encoding peptide chain release factor 3, producing the protein MPTELESELQEAVEKRRNFAIISHPDAGKTTLTEKLLLYGGAIHEAGAVKARRAQRHATSDWMEMEQQRGISITSTVLQFDYSGFQINLLDTPGHQDFSEDTYRTLAAADNAVMLEDAAKGLEPQTRKLFEVCRMRSLPIFTFFNKLDRPGRDPLELMDEIERELGIQTYAVNWPIGMGDRFKGVYDRRKKQIHLFERSAHGSKEAVDTVVDLGDPRIEDLLEQDLYYQLKEELEVLEMAGSELDLDLVHAGKMTPVFFGSAMTNFGVELFLDAFLDYALKPAGRRSTKGEIDPTYPEFSGFVFKLQANMDPKHRDRVAFIRVCSGKFEKDMVVNHARTGKSVRLSHPQKLFGQGRESLDEAYPGDVIGLNNPGVFAIGDTIYIGQKLEYEGIPFFSPELFAYLRNPNPSKFKQFQKGVTELREEGAVQIMYSADESRREPILAAVGQLQFEVVQFRLKNEYGVETLLDPLPYSVARWVGGGWEALQKVGRLFNTVTVKDSWGRPVLLFRNEWNCQQVQGEHPELDLRAIAPVVSGQEPEKI; encoded by the coding sequence ATGCCTACTGAACTCGAATCTGAACTCCAGGAAGCCGTTGAAAAACGGCGAAATTTTGCCATCATTTCGCACCCGGATGCCGGAAAAACAACCTTAACTGAGAAGCTGTTGTTGTACGGAGGTGCGATTCATGAGGCGGGTGCGGTTAAAGCCCGACGGGCTCAACGACATGCCACTTCAGACTGGATGGAAATGGAGCAACAACGGGGAATTTCGATTACCTCGACGGTGTTGCAGTTCGACTACAGTGGCTTTCAGATCAACTTGCTGGATACCCCTGGACACCAAGATTTTAGCGAAGATACCTACCGCACTCTGGCGGCAGCAGACAATGCCGTCATGCTGGAGGATGCAGCCAAAGGTTTAGAACCCCAAACTCGCAAGCTGTTTGAAGTCTGCCGGATGCGATCGCTCCCGATCTTCACCTTCTTTAACAAGCTCGATCGTCCGGGACGTGACCCACTGGAGTTGATGGACGAAATTGAGCGCGAGTTAGGAATACAAACCTACGCCGTTAATTGGCCTATTGGCATGGGCGATCGCTTTAAGGGTGTGTATGACCGTCGCAAAAAACAGATTCACCTGTTTGAGCGCAGTGCGCACGGCAGCAAAGAGGCGGTTGACACCGTGGTCGATCTGGGTGACCCCCGCATTGAAGATCTGCTAGAACAAGACCTCTACTATCAACTTAAAGAAGAACTCGAAGTGCTGGAGATGGCAGGTTCTGAACTGGACTTAGATCTGGTTCATGCGGGCAAAATGACCCCCGTCTTCTTTGGCAGTGCGATGACCAACTTTGGGGTCGAGCTATTTTTGGATGCATTTTTAGACTATGCGCTCAAGCCTGCGGGTCGTCGCAGCACTAAAGGTGAAATCGACCCGACCTATCCTGAATTTTCTGGGTTTGTCTTCAAGCTGCAAGCCAACATGGACCCCAAACATCGCGATCGCGTCGCCTTCATTCGGGTCTGCTCTGGCAAGTTTGAAAAAGATATGGTGGTAAACCATGCTCGTACGGGTAAAAGCGTGCGCCTCTCCCATCCCCAAAAGTTGTTTGGACAGGGGCGCGAATCTCTGGATGAGGCATACCCCGGTGATGTCATTGGTCTGAACAACCCAGGTGTATTTGCTATCGGTGACACTATTTATATTGGTCAAAAATTAGAGTACGAAGGGATTCCCTTCTTCTCGCCGGAGCTATTCGCCTATTTGAGAAATCCCAACCCCTCCAAGTTCAAGCAATTTCAGAAAGGAGTAACAGAACTCCGGGAAGAGGGAGCCGTTCAAATTATGTACTCGGCAGACGAGTCACGCCGGGAACCGATTCTGGCGGCAGTGGGGCAACTGCAATTTGAAGTGGTGCAGTTCCGCCTTAAAAACGAGTACGGCGTTGAAACCCTGCTTGACCCCTTGCCCTACAGTGTGGCGCGTTGGGTTGGCGGTGGTTGGGAAGCCCTGCAAAAAGTCGGTCGGTTGTTCAACACGGTCACGGTTAAAGACAGTTGGGGACGACCTGTGCTGCTGTTCCGCAACGAGTGGAACTGTCAGCAAGTCCAGGGCGAACATCCAGAGCTAGACCTGCGGGCGATCGCCCCCGTTGTCTCTGGGCAAGAACCCGAAAAAATTTAG